One window from the genome of Alnus glutinosa chromosome 13, dhAlnGlut1.1, whole genome shotgun sequence encodes:
- the LOC133854916 gene encoding uncharacterized protein LOC133854916, translating to MDTLTYPSTSTLSTLRTKSFTFNNNPSKLTLSSFKTQYPTTTTTTTTFKTLTPLKSQNPATIPPDLSPVATRETLKSRLHDGETLYGLFLLSFSPTFAEIAGLAGYDFVVVDMEHGPGGISEALSCLRALAATRTPAILRLPESCPTWAKKALDLGPQGIMFPMIDSPKAAKQAVSYCRFPPNGIRGSAHTVVRASSYGIDEGYLGNFEDELLIMCQVESEEGVKKVEEIAAVDGVDCIQMGPLDLSASMGYLWDPGNKKVKEMMRVAEKAVLGVGPKASGAYLSGFAMPFDGPDDLRRRGYHMVSGAVDVGLFRSAAVEDVKRFKMGLMEGSDDAEDGKDADEKYWSE from the coding sequence ATGGATACTCTCACGTATCCCTCCACCTCCACTCTTTCAACCCTCAGAACAAAGTCCTTCACGTTCAACAACAATCCCTCCAAATTAACACTTTCCTCTTTCAAAACCCAATACCCCACCACCacgaccaccaccaccaccttcaaaaccctaacccctctCAAATCCCAAAACCCCGCCACCATACCCCCAGATCTCTCCCCAGTCGCCACCCGCGAAACCCTCAAATCCCGTCTCCACGACGGCGAGACCCTCTACGGCCTCTTCCTCCTCAGCTTCTCCCCCACATTCGCTGAGATCGCCGGCCTCGCCGGCTACGACTTCGTCGTTGTCGACATGGAGCACGGCCCGGGCGGCATCTCCGAGGCGCTCTCCTGCCTCCGCGCGCTGGCCGCCACGCGCACCCCCGCGATCCTCCGACTGCCTGAGAGCTGCCCCACCTGGGCCAAGAAGGCCCTGGATCTCGGTCCACAGGGGATCATGTTCCCCATGATCGACAGCCCAAAGGCCGCCAAGCAGGCAGTCTCGTACTGTCGCTTTCCGCCCAATGGCATCCGTGGTTCGGCCCACACGGTCGTGAGGGCCTCGAGCTACGGCATCGACGAAGGGTATTTGGGTAATTTCGAGGACGAGTTGCTGATCATGTGCCAGGTAGAGTCCGAGGAGGGAGTCAAGAAGGTGGAAGAGATCGCGGCCGTTGATGGGGTGGACTGCATTCAAATGGGGCCGTTGGACCTGAGTGCCAGCATGGGGTACCTGTGGGACCCGGGGAACAAGAAGGTGAAGGAGATGATGAGAGTCGCAGAGAAGGCCGTGTTGGGTGTGGGGCCCAAAGCTAGTGGGGCCTACTTGTCCGGGTTCGCCATGCCGTTCGATGGGCCTGATGATCTGAGGAGGCGCGGATATCACATGGTGTCTGGGGCCGTTGATGTGGGGCTGTTCAGGAGCGCGGCCGTGGAGGATGTGAAGAGGTTTAAGATGGGTTTGATGGAGGGCTCTGATGACGCTGAGGATGGTAAGGATGCTGATGAGAAGTACTGGAGCGAATGA